A window of Microbacterium luteolum contains these coding sequences:
- a CDS encoding alcohol dehydrogenase catalytic domain-containing protein — protein MRIRGAVLTTSSSTAPYGESMPIVVEELDLDPPGPSEVLVQIEAAGICHSDLSVVNGSRPRPLPMLLGHEAAGVVLSSGDEEGRVLVGRRVVMAFLPRCGECGACATEGRLPCERGSAANARGSLLSGAHRISLGGRQVAHHLGVSGFATHAVVDRRSLVPVGDDVPPDIAALLGCAVLTGGGAVLNAARPEAGQTVAVVGLGGVGMAALLVSRCIPGVRVVGVDPLLEKRLKAAELGASEVFDPAAAVDAVKADIVIEAAGSAMAFETAVSITAVGGRTVSVGLPASDARAAISPLTLVAEAREIVGSYLGSAVPSRDIPRFEQLWRDGRLPLQELISARISLDDVNQAMDELASGHAIRQLIEFSR, from the coding sequence ATGAGGATACGCGGAGCGGTGTTGACGACATCGTCCAGCACGGCACCCTATGGGGAATCGATGCCGATAGTGGTGGAAGAACTTGATCTTGATCCGCCGGGGCCGTCTGAAGTTCTCGTGCAGATTGAGGCGGCTGGCATTTGTCATTCGGACCTTTCCGTTGTCAACGGAAGTCGCCCGCGGCCTCTTCCGATGCTGCTCGGACATGAGGCGGCGGGTGTGGTCCTGTCATCGGGTGATGAGGAAGGGAGAGTGCTTGTCGGGCGACGTGTGGTGATGGCGTTCCTTCCGAGGTGTGGTGAGTGCGGTGCGTGCGCGACCGAGGGACGGCTGCCCTGCGAGCGTGGCTCGGCCGCGAACGCTCGGGGCAGTCTTCTTTCCGGCGCGCACAGGATCTCGCTCGGCGGTCGTCAGGTCGCCCATCACCTCGGCGTGTCTGGCTTCGCCACACATGCGGTCGTCGATCGCCGGTCGCTTGTGCCCGTTGGTGACGACGTGCCGCCAGATATCGCAGCGTTGCTGGGCTGTGCAGTGCTGACGGGTGGTGGAGCCGTGTTGAATGCCGCTCGCCCGGAGGCCGGGCAGACCGTCGCCGTTGTGGGTCTTGGCGGTGTCGGTATGGCCGCGTTGCTTGTGTCCCGCTGCATCCCGGGTGTCCGAGTAGTCGGGGTTGACCCCCTCCTGGAGAAGCGCCTCAAAGCGGCCGAGCTCGGGGCAAGTGAGGTCTTCGACCCGGCGGCAGCCGTGGATGCGGTGAAGGCAGACATCGTGATCGAAGCGGCCGGGTCCGCGATGGCATTCGAGACGGCGGTATCAATTACCGCCGTTGGAGGCCGCACGGTCTCCGTCGGATTGCCAGCGAGCGATGCCCGGGCTGCGATCTCTCCGCTCACATTGGTCGCGGAGGCGAGAGAGATCGTCGGCAGCTACCTTGGCTCCGCTGTACCGTCGCGCGACATCCCCCGCTTTGAGCAGCTGTGGCGGGATGGGAGGCTTCCGTTGCAGGAGCTGATCTCAGCGCGCATCAGCCTCGATGATGTCAATCAGGCGATGGATGAGCTCGCCAGTGGGCATGCCATCCGTCAGCTGATCGAGTTCTCGCGATGA
- a CDS encoding helix-turn-helix domain-containing protein: MPRRNDEIEAEWSAYSQRFATSLRSARERAGLSQEDVAYRSGLTRYTYQKYEKGESRPGNPANPTLRTLLALSQVLELPLVTLIPGDAPDMRYR; this comes from the coding sequence GTGCCCCGACGGAACGATGAGATTGAAGCGGAGTGGAGCGCGTACTCCCAGCGCTTCGCGACCTCGCTCCGTTCCGCACGCGAGCGTGCCGGGCTGAGCCAGGAAGATGTTGCCTATCGGTCGGGCCTTACGCGCTACACGTATCAGAAGTACGAAAAAGGAGAGTCGCGGCCGGGAAACCCCGCGAACCCGACGCTAAGGACCCTTCTTGCGCTTTCGCAGGTTCTGGAGCTTCCCCTCGTCACGCTGATCCCGGGCGATGCTCCGGATATGCGCTACCGCTAG
- a CDS encoding TniB family NTP-binding protein, with product MIELDIYPEMLGRANWKTKEGWLDFVGERILKPPRMDSKQYAELSDRERSDYSWARLNFMLNGRIVLTPQVREISRLLYERVRLNAYKRSGKFGLIVAGAPNSGKTTTSTNLAKEFHLQRLQRKSAPRASVPIIYVCAPSDCTPKALLGEMLHFIGVPYRPRASAPELMNSLATSVINSRTELVIIDEIHNLGKERIGNQDSTDYLKQLSEKCPATFLYVGTDDGVGNLLNGPRAEQVTARFRAVVLEPYLNRTQNQRDEWTSFLEALEENTGLLRQKPGAIVGDADLLYELSGGRIGDAVELVQIAAIRAMEDESERLSFSGLRAERNAEAQVIGRANLRRAGK from the coding sequence ATGATTGAACTCGACATCTATCCGGAGATGCTCGGCCGGGCGAACTGGAAGACCAAGGAAGGCTGGCTCGACTTCGTCGGCGAACGCATTCTGAAGCCGCCTCGGATGGACTCCAAGCAGTACGCGGAACTTTCGGACCGCGAGCGATCCGACTACAGCTGGGCCCGATTGAACTTCATGCTCAACGGGCGGATCGTCCTCACGCCACAGGTACGTGAAATTTCGCGCCTCCTCTACGAGCGGGTGCGGCTGAACGCCTACAAGAGAAGCGGAAAGTTCGGGCTCATCGTCGCTGGCGCACCAAACAGCGGGAAGACAACCACCTCAACCAATCTCGCGAAGGAGTTCCACCTGCAACGGCTTCAGCGCAAGAGCGCGCCGAGAGCGTCGGTCCCTATCATTTACGTGTGCGCGCCCAGTGACTGCACCCCCAAGGCTCTTCTCGGTGAGATGCTGCATTTCATAGGCGTTCCCTACCGCCCTCGCGCATCCGCACCAGAACTGATGAACTCCCTCGCGACGTCCGTGATCAACTCACGAACTGAGTTGGTCATCATCGATGAGATTCACAACCTGGGCAAGGAACGCATCGGCAACCAAGACAGCACCGACTATCTCAAGCAGCTCTCCGAGAAGTGTCCCGCAACGTTTCTGTACGTCGGCACGGACGATGGTGTGGGCAACCTCCTAAATGGTCCACGAGCGGAGCAAGTGACGGCGCGTTTCCGCGCTGTCGTCCTAGAGCCCTACTTGAATCGAACTCAGAACCAACGAGACGAGTGGACCAGCTTTCTCGAAGCGCTTGAGGAGAACACAGGCCTCCTGCGACAGAAGCCGGGCGCGATCGTGGGCGATGCGGACCTCCTGTATGAGCTGAGCGGCGGAAGGATCGGCGATGCCGTCGAGCTTGTCCAGATCGCCGCGATACGAGCCATGGAAGACGAAAGTGAACGGCTCAGCTTTTCCGGTCTTCGTGCGGAGCGAAATGCAGAGGCGCAAGTGATCGGACGAGCTAACCTGAGGCGCGCGGGTAAGTGA
- a CDS encoding ABC transporter substrate-binding protein, with protein MEHRSHVHRVTAAAGVAALLVALAACSTPAAPSEGGGVPGVTEDTVTIGTHTPLTGPAAAGYAGISAAASAYFEYLNDNGGVHGRSIDYIVKDDGYNPANTQTVVRELVQEDKVFAIVNGLGTPTHLSVIDFLNQNEVPDLFVASGASDWNQPEKYPYTFSFNSSYVVEGAALAQYATDAHPGKKVCLFGQDDSFGAELIEGAEHVLGDDGLVAVERYAVSNPDVSAQIGALKTAGCEIVMLGTIPGFSALAIGTAAQLGWSPMWFATSVGADYVTLSGLLKDAAPQLLDGFVSANYMPGISSDWVKLFSTINDEYNDGAVFDGNTIYGMSMAYLFAEALEASGQNPTREALLEALTSGDLTGNGIVPLAFSKDSHEAYPAAGIQVVEDGVQDYVGSTYRVTDDDVEAIDAAFPPVTEEGIPAN; from the coding sequence ATGGAACATCGATCACACGTCCACCGCGTCACAGCCGCGGCTGGTGTCGCCGCCCTGCTTGTCGCGCTGGCGGCGTGCAGCACGCCCGCGGCCCCATCGGAGGGTGGCGGCGTCCCCGGTGTCACCGAAGACACCGTGACGATCGGCACCCACACTCCGCTCACCGGTCCCGCCGCAGCCGGCTACGCCGGAATCTCCGCCGCAGCATCGGCCTACTTCGAATACCTCAACGACAACGGCGGAGTCCACGGGCGGTCCATCGACTACATCGTCAAGGACGACGGCTACAACCCCGCCAACACGCAGACCGTCGTACGAGAACTCGTTCAAGAGGACAAGGTCTTCGCCATCGTCAACGGGCTCGGCACCCCGACGCACCTCTCCGTCATCGACTTCCTGAATCAGAACGAGGTGCCCGATCTGTTCGTCGCATCCGGCGCCTCCGACTGGAACCAGCCCGAGAAGTACCCGTACACGTTCTCGTTCAATTCCAGCTACGTCGTCGAAGGTGCCGCGCTGGCGCAGTATGCCACCGACGCACACCCAGGCAAGAAGGTGTGCCTGTTCGGTCAGGACGACTCCTTCGGAGCCGAGCTCATCGAAGGAGCCGAGCACGTGCTCGGGGATGACGGGCTCGTCGCCGTCGAACGCTACGCCGTATCGAATCCCGATGTGTCGGCGCAGATCGGTGCGCTGAAGACCGCGGGCTGCGAAATCGTGATGCTCGGTACGATTCCCGGCTTCTCAGCCCTCGCAATCGGCACCGCCGCACAGCTGGGGTGGTCGCCGATGTGGTTCGCCACATCCGTCGGCGCCGACTACGTCACCTTGTCGGGTCTCCTCAAGGACGCCGCTCCCCAGCTTCTGGACGGCTTCGTGAGCGCCAACTACATGCCAGGAATCAGCTCCGACTGGGTCAAGCTGTTCAGCACGATCAACGACGAATACAACGACGGAGCCGTCTTCGACGGAAACACCATTTACGGCATGAGCATGGCGTACCTGTTCGCCGAGGCACTGGAAGCGTCGGGACAGAACCCCACCCGTGAGGCATTGCTCGAAGCACTGACCTCCGGCGACCTCACCGGCAACGGTATCGTCCCGCTGGCATTCTCGAAGGACTCTCACGAGGCCTACCCGGCGGCCGGCATCCAGGTCGTCGAAGACGGTGTACAGGACTACGTCGGATCGACCTATCGCGTCACCGACGATGACGTTGAGGCGATCGACGCCGCGTTCCCGCCCGTGACGGAGGAAGGAATTCCGGCGAACTGA
- a CDS encoding MFS transporter: MTSNRSPSLNNRSSLHGVESPPALGGLRRVVTASMAGTVVEWYEFFLYATAATLVFNKIMFPPSDDPYAPIIAALGTYAVGFIARPLGGIVFGHFGDKYGRKKLLQLAIILVGVATFLMGCLPTYDQIGYWAVGLLLVLRFIQGFAVGGEWGGAVLLVAEHSPDKTRGFWSSFPQAAVPVGNLIATIVLLVLSRTLTEEQFLAWGWRIGFWLSVVIVVVGYYIRTKITDAPIFLEVQKEIEESEQTRYGVFEVLKRYPRGVFTAMGLRLAENIMYYLVVTFSITYLSVALEVNTAEILGLLALAHVVHMIVIPLVGGLADRIGRKPTYLIGVLGAAAWGFIAFPLFDTKNPFVIVFAISLGLFIHAFMYAPQPAIMSEMFPTRMRYSGVSLGYQVTSIVAGSLAPIIAVALLSQFGSYLPVAIYLAMAAGVSLIAVVSLRETKDSSLHELDRLDEAKRSARPVT; this comes from the coding sequence ATGACATCCAACAGATCCCCTTCACTGAACAACAGGTCCTCCCTGCACGGCGTAGAGTCCCCTCCCGCTCTTGGCGGCCTGCGTCGGGTGGTCACGGCCTCGATGGCCGGCACCGTCGTCGAGTGGTACGAGTTCTTCCTCTACGCCACAGCAGCGACTCTCGTCTTCAACAAGATCATGTTCCCGCCCTCGGACGATCCTTACGCCCCGATCATCGCGGCGCTGGGGACCTACGCGGTCGGCTTCATCGCCCGCCCGCTCGGCGGCATCGTCTTCGGCCACTTCGGCGACAAGTACGGACGCAAGAAGCTCCTGCAGCTCGCGATCATCCTGGTCGGCGTCGCCACTTTCCTGATGGGATGCCTTCCCACCTACGATCAGATCGGCTACTGGGCCGTCGGACTCCTGCTCGTCCTCCGGTTCATTCAGGGCTTCGCGGTAGGCGGGGAGTGGGGCGGCGCGGTGCTGCTCGTCGCCGAGCACTCGCCAGACAAGACGCGCGGGTTCTGGTCGTCGTTCCCCCAGGCCGCCGTCCCGGTCGGCAACCTGATCGCGACGATCGTCCTGCTGGTGCTCAGCCGTACTCTCACAGAGGAGCAATTCCTCGCCTGGGGCTGGCGGATCGGGTTCTGGCTGTCGGTCGTCATCGTCGTCGTCGGGTACTACATCCGCACGAAGATCACTGATGCGCCCATCTTCCTCGAAGTGCAAAAGGAGATCGAGGAGTCCGAGCAGACCCGGTACGGCGTGTTCGAAGTGCTCAAGCGCTATCCCCGCGGTGTCTTCACCGCGATGGGCCTTCGCCTCGCCGAAAACATCATGTACTACCTCGTGGTCACGTTCTCGATCACGTATCTGAGCGTCGCGCTCGAGGTGAACACGGCCGAGATCCTCGGTCTGCTCGCGCTCGCGCACGTCGTGCATATGATCGTCATCCCGCTGGTCGGCGGGCTGGCCGACCGCATCGGTCGAAAGCCCACGTACCTGATCGGGGTGCTCGGCGCGGCCGCGTGGGGCTTCATCGCCTTCCCCCTGTTCGACACCAAGAACCCGTTCGTCATCGTGTTCGCGATCTCGCTGGGCCTGTTCATCCACGCTTTCATGTACGCGCCGCAGCCCGCGATCATGTCGGAGATGTTTCCGACACGTATGCGGTACTCGGGTGTCTCTCTCGGCTACCAGGTCACCTCGATTGTCGCCGGCTCGCTCGCGCCGATCATTGCCGTAGCGCTGCTTTCGCAGTTCGGCTCGTACCTGCCCGTCGCGATCTACCTGGCGATGGCCGCCGGGGTCTCGCTTATCGCGGTGGTCTCGCTGCGTGAGACCAAAGATTCCTCGCTGCACGAGCTCGACCGTCTGGACGAGGCGAAGCGCTCCGCCCGCCCCGTGACCTGA
- a CDS encoding alpha/beta fold hydrolase produces the protein MTQVRVRTRDSAVLHLEGSRTGQAVLLIHGLGYASWAAHQLRHALGDDLALWSVDNRGTGRSTRGLEELSIDLLAEDAAVAIEALGRPAIVVGYSMGGYVAQLLALARPELVNQLVLLGTSPGGPEAVSVPAPTLKAWLDAANLTPEQYARRTMPLSFREGWPQSHSNEYEDVIQARLTYPTSSAIWREQYKACERFLQTGARTAELAVPTLVIHGGADRVLPADNGRAIARMLPDARYRELPDAGHLLHLEAPDVIATEVRRFVAPSIPHYGNTKE, from the coding sequence ATGACACAGGTCCGGGTGCGCACTCGTGACAGCGCGGTATTGCACCTTGAGGGGTCTCGGACCGGTCAGGCTGTGCTGCTGATCCATGGCCTCGGCTATGCGTCGTGGGCGGCCCACCAGTTGCGACATGCGCTCGGCGATGATCTTGCCCTCTGGTCTGTCGACAATCGAGGCACCGGTCGTTCGACGCGTGGCCTCGAGGAGCTGTCCATCGATTTGCTCGCTGAAGATGCCGCCGTGGCGATCGAGGCGCTCGGGCGCCCGGCCATCGTCGTGGGCTACTCGATGGGTGGGTACGTCGCGCAGCTGCTCGCCCTCGCCCGGCCTGAGCTCGTCAACCAATTAGTCCTCCTCGGAACAAGCCCTGGAGGACCTGAGGCTGTGTCCGTTCCTGCCCCGACTCTCAAAGCCTGGCTGGACGCCGCGAATTTGACACCCGAGCAGTACGCCCGGCGCACCATGCCGCTCTCGTTCAGAGAGGGATGGCCTCAGTCGCACTCGAACGAGTATGAGGACGTCATACAGGCCCGTCTCACGTACCCGACATCGAGCGCAATCTGGCGTGAGCAGTACAAGGCCTGCGAACGGTTTCTGCAGACAGGGGCTCGGACGGCAGAACTAGCCGTGCCCACCCTGGTCATCCACGGGGGCGCTGACCGCGTGCTGCCGGCCGACAACGGTCGCGCGATCGCCCGCATGCTTCCTGATGCTCGGTATCGAGAACTGCCAGATGCCGGGCACCTGCTTCACCTCGAAGCGCCGGACGTCATCGCCACGGAGGTGCGCCGTTTCGTCGCGCCTTCTATTCCTCACTACGGCAACACAAAGGAGTAG
- a CDS encoding alpha/beta fold hydrolase, with amino-acid sequence MPVYQVEPGVNIAYEDRGSGKPIVFLHGWAGSGDVWDYQVLDLAGSYRCITVDLRGHGASDKPWGDYDYELFVRDLDALILGLDLRDVTLVGWSMGGHIGLKYAHMHPERVGRLVITGSGPRFWQAPDAPFGTPPEQVEGLIDAIRLARTETVAGLYANNFHRADLKATEDLFIQIGLKVPAFVGVSSFQSLIDVDMRAHLPAIEVPVAVFSGRHDLIWDPRWSEEAHRLLPNASLTYFENSGHVAFIENRAEWNAALVDVIEGRMPAVSLGASQDTAA; translated from the coding sequence ATGCCCGTTTATCAAGTGGAACCTGGTGTGAACATCGCTTATGAGGACCGCGGATCGGGTAAGCCGATCGTCTTTCTCCATGGATGGGCGGGCAGCGGCGATGTCTGGGACTACCAGGTGCTCGACCTCGCCGGGTCCTATCGCTGCATCACCGTCGATCTGCGCGGGCACGGCGCGTCGGACAAGCCGTGGGGCGACTATGACTACGAGCTCTTCGTACGAGACCTGGACGCCCTCATCCTCGGGTTGGACCTCAGAGACGTCACCCTCGTCGGCTGGTCGATGGGTGGTCACATCGGCCTGAAATATGCGCACATGCACCCCGAAAGGGTAGGACGGCTCGTGATCACCGGCAGCGGACCTCGCTTCTGGCAGGCCCCCGATGCCCCCTTCGGCACGCCGCCGGAACAGGTGGAGGGCCTCATCGACGCCATCCGGTTGGCGCGGACGGAGACGGTTGCCGGGCTGTACGCCAACAACTTCCACCGAGCGGACCTGAAGGCAACCGAAGACCTCTTCATCCAGATCGGTCTCAAGGTTCCCGCGTTCGTCGGGGTCAGCAGCTTCCAATCCCTGATCGACGTGGACATGCGGGCCCATCTGCCGGCGATCGAAGTACCTGTCGCCGTCTTCTCCGGCCGTCACGACCTGATCTGGGACCCACGGTGGTCTGAGGAAGCACATCGTCTTCTCCCGAACGCCTCGCTGACGTATTTCGAGAACAGCGGTCATGTCGCCTTCATCGAGAACCGGGCGGAATGGAACGCGGCGCTCGTAGACGTCATCGAAGGGCGGATGCCTGCCGTCTCCCTCGGAGCCTCGCAGGACACCGCCGCCTGA
- a CDS encoding DDE-type integrase/transposase/recombinase has protein sequence MKLRLGDVLLWDDVPLEVVAIDSKVVHLRAVDDGFLRKVLIDELYRSTEIQWPEAFRKPRLSELAVLDGLSAEKRRIVDAWLPMLQRLDQASRSSASGRSKRTEDIVHEICGDLQAVGILTSGRTVWRKLDAYRERGIFGLLDGRSTPSPRNDKRDPRILEVISEVCASATNEATGTFSRLAKRVVWILHDRYPDDPTLVVPTEKSIARWIAEMPASKHLTGSAKTRRSLANRPDREYEQHGEWAPGDHVQIDTTPLDLQVRLDDGKLARAELTIMLDVATRSIISAVVCLDGTTTEMLALVLARALVPYGLRPPGTHETRELVASAWAAAGRIPEEELDDFRRRQPYIRPSTITTDNGKIFVSKAFREACERLEISIINSAVYTPTDKSHVERTFKTIAAQFAQHFRTYTGRNVEHRGREVVAEFAPTLVQLQELLDDWISIWWQNRPHSGLRDPIRPARKLTPNEMFEHYRRIMPEVHVPFGADDYIRLLPAETRTLQAYGFTIGHRIYSSRRLGEIRKSIDRDGGRQWRIRRDRFNLFTVWLEHDDELVPLTWRTTVGRTPFGEDLRRSIRSSDSGQQDDSRASELALLLQEGLWKGRYGEPEPIDLDDAGADPNAVEGEPDEPELYRRTGAIQYLGGTVDDEDLWEAAGGFSGISGDDMKGRIDD, from the coding sequence ATGAAGCTCAGGCTTGGAGACGTGCTGCTCTGGGACGACGTCCCTCTGGAAGTCGTCGCTATCGATTCCAAGGTGGTGCATCTGCGCGCCGTCGACGACGGGTTCTTGCGGAAGGTGCTGATCGATGAGCTTTACCGCTCGACGGAGATTCAGTGGCCCGAGGCCTTTCGAAAGCCACGACTGTCGGAGCTCGCCGTTTTGGATGGATTGTCTGCTGAGAAACGACGGATAGTTGACGCGTGGCTGCCCATGCTGCAGCGCCTCGATCAGGCGTCTAGGTCAAGCGCGAGCGGGCGCAGTAAGCGCACCGAGGACATCGTGCACGAGATATGTGGGGATCTGCAAGCAGTAGGCATCCTTACTAGTGGTCGAACAGTATGGCGAAAGCTCGATGCGTATCGCGAGCGTGGCATCTTCGGCCTTCTCGATGGGCGAAGCACACCGTCACCTCGAAACGACAAACGAGATCCACGCATCCTGGAAGTGATCTCGGAGGTCTGTGCGAGCGCGACAAATGAAGCCACGGGAACCTTTTCTCGACTCGCAAAGCGCGTGGTGTGGATCCTGCATGATCGTTACCCGGACGACCCCACCCTGGTCGTGCCAACCGAGAAGAGCATTGCACGATGGATCGCCGAGATGCCGGCATCGAAGCACCTCACTGGTTCTGCGAAGACACGCAGATCTCTCGCGAACCGGCCCGATCGAGAGTACGAGCAGCACGGCGAGTGGGCACCCGGTGACCATGTCCAGATCGATACCACTCCGCTCGACCTTCAGGTACGTCTCGACGACGGAAAACTCGCGCGGGCCGAACTCACGATCATGCTCGACGTCGCGACGCGGAGCATCATCTCTGCGGTGGTGTGCCTTGATGGAACGACCACAGAGATGCTTGCTCTTGTCCTCGCGCGCGCGCTGGTCCCCTACGGTCTGCGCCCCCCGGGCACGCATGAAACACGTGAGCTTGTTGCATCGGCCTGGGCCGCGGCCGGACGGATCCCCGAGGAGGAGCTCGACGACTTTCGTCGTCGGCAGCCCTACATTCGCCCCTCGACCATCACAACGGACAACGGCAAGATCTTCGTTTCCAAGGCATTTCGTGAAGCATGCGAGCGTCTGGAGATCAGCATCATCAACTCCGCGGTGTACACGCCAACGGACAAGTCTCATGTCGAGCGCACCTTCAAGACCATCGCAGCCCAGTTCGCGCAGCATTTCCGCACTTACACCGGGCGTAACGTGGAGCATCGAGGGCGCGAGGTTGTGGCGGAGTTTGCCCCGACGCTCGTCCAGCTCCAAGAGCTGCTCGACGACTGGATCAGCATCTGGTGGCAAAACCGCCCGCACAGCGGTCTGCGCGATCCGATCCGCCCCGCCCGCAAACTGACACCCAACGAGATGTTCGAGCATTATCGGCGCATCATGCCCGAGGTGCACGTGCCGTTCGGTGCAGATGACTACATACGGCTTCTCCCCGCGGAGACCCGCACGCTCCAGGCCTACGGGTTCACCATCGGCCACCGGATCTACTCCTCTCGCCGCCTTGGGGAAATTCGAAAGTCGATCGATCGAGACGGCGGTCGCCAATGGCGAATCAGACGGGACCGCTTCAACCTGTTCACCGTGTGGCTCGAGCACGACGATGAGCTCGTTCCTCTCACGTGGCGAACCACCGTCGGCCGTACCCCTTTCGGCGAAGATCTTCGACGGTCGATAAGGTCCAGCGATTCGGGCCAGCAAGACGATTCCCGCGCTTCGGAGCTCGCGTTGCTTCTTCAAGAAGGCCTGTGGAAAGGGAGATACGGCGAACCCGAGCCAATCGACCTGGATGACGCCGGCGCGGACCCAAACGCGGTTGAGGGCGAGCCCGACGAGCCGGAGCTATACCGAAGGACAGGCGCTATTCAATACCTCGGAGGCACCGTGGACGACGAGGATCTGTGGGAGGCAGCAGGCGGGTTTTCGGGCATCAGCGGCGACGACATGAAGGGTCGGATTGATGATTGA
- a CDS encoding extracellular catalytic domain type 1 short-chain-length polyhydroxyalkanoate depolymerase: MKLAYKGALHRSIARTALTATAATAVLAVLVGMWLAPPVHAASGAWTTETIAGMSVRIYTPATPPALADGRALMVSLHGCQQKAQDLQQGGNWTDVADEYGMIVALPDAPNGGVYLGCWDYYDSSHSSTAPSRHDDNLLALAQTLQSRGSLAIDPDQTYISGLSSGGAESMVVGCLFPQMFAGVGINAGPTIGTSTSGYSWVSTSKTTATDTCRRFAGDNSAAFQTQLTSVVYGSNDATVAVGYNTLNAQIMAGIYGAEASSTFSLSGFAGTNTTGSGTLYSDGSGPRVSLIQNTGLGHNWPAGTGANGTYISGDSIDYPAYVTKFFFENNRRVGGSSTPGPTPTPSPTSTPAPTDPSCIAASNAAHLAAGRALSYGITPYASYYAKGSFAYMGLGDSTVTTLRRQASGSWTVASGCN, translated from the coding sequence ATGAAGTTGGCATACAAAGGTGCATTGCACCGCTCGATCGCCCGTACCGCGCTCACGGCGACGGCGGCAACTGCCGTCCTCGCCGTCCTCGTCGGTATGTGGCTGGCGCCCCCGGTGCACGCCGCGTCCGGAGCCTGGACGACCGAAACGATCGCGGGCATGTCAGTCCGCATCTACACACCCGCCACGCCACCAGCCCTCGCCGACGGACGGGCCCTCATGGTCTCGCTGCACGGCTGCCAGCAGAAGGCGCAAGACCTTCAGCAGGGCGGGAACTGGACTGACGTGGCCGACGAGTACGGAATGATCGTGGCGCTGCCGGATGCACCCAACGGGGGTGTGTATCTCGGATGCTGGGACTACTACGACTCAAGCCACAGTTCCACGGCTCCGTCCCGCCACGACGATAACCTGCTTGCGCTCGCTCAGACACTGCAATCCCGCGGCTCGCTGGCTATCGACCCCGACCAGACATACATCAGCGGGCTGTCTTCCGGCGGCGCGGAATCGATGGTCGTCGGGTGCCTGTTCCCGCAGATGTTCGCCGGCGTCGGGATCAACGCCGGTCCCACTATCGGCACCTCCACAAGCGGGTACTCATGGGTCAGTACCAGCAAGACCACCGCAACGGACACCTGCAGGCGCTTCGCCGGTGACAACTCCGCCGCGTTCCAGACGCAGCTCACCTCCGTGGTCTACGGCAGCAACGATGCGACGGTTGCGGTCGGCTACAACACACTGAACGCACAGATCATGGCTGGCATCTATGGCGCAGAGGCTTCGTCGACCTTCTCGCTCAGCGGCTTCGCAGGCACGAATACGACCGGCAGCGGCACGCTCTACAGCGATGGGTCCGGACCACGAGTGTCTCTGATCCAGAACACGGGTCTCGGCCATAACTGGCCTGCAGGGACGGGCGCGAACGGCACCTACATCTCAGGCGACAGCATCGATTATCCCGCCTACGTGACGAAGTTCTTCTTTGAGAACAACCGTCGCGTGGGCGGGTCCTCGACGCCCGGCCCGACTCCCACGCCCTCACCGACGTCCACGCCGGCCCCGACGGACCCGTCTTGCATCGCCGCGTCCAATGCAGCACATCTAGCGGCCGGACGAGCTCTGAGCTACGGAATCACACCCTACGCGAGCTACTACGCAAAAGGCTCATTCGCGTACATGGGGCTGGGTGACTCCACAGTGACGACCCTTCGACGGCAGGCGTCCGGATCATGGACGGTGGCCTCCGGGTGCAACTAG